The DNA region CAGCGTGTTGCGGTTCTCGAGGTACGCCAGCGTCTTCCCGTCGGGCGAGAAGCTCGGGTGCGTGTTCTGCTTCTCGTTGCTGATCAGCGGCGTCTCGCGCACGACCGTGGACACGTAGAAGTAGGGCTCCGCGTCGCGCGCGCGGCGCGCCTCGTAGATCGCCCACTTCCCGCCGCGCTCCGACGCGTAGACGAGCGCCTTGCCGTCCGGCGAGAACTCGAGCCCCGTCTCCGCCTCGGGCGTCGCGGTGATGCGCTTCGTGCCGCCACCCTCGGCCGCGTTCACGAACACGTCGCCGCGGTAGAGGAACGCGACCTCCTTCCCGTTCGGCGACACGACGAGCCCCTGCGCGCCCTGCGTCACCGCGAGGATGCGCTGGCGGTTCGACTTGTCGTCGGCGGTGACGGTGATCGGCACGCGCTGCGCCTTCCCGCCGGCGGCCATCGTGTAGATCTGCCCGTCCCACCCGAAGGCGAGCGTGCCGTCGTCCGCCATCGAGAGGAAGCGCACCGGCACGCCCGTGAACTGCGTCAGCTGCTGCGACGCGCCGCCGTCCACGCTCATCCGGTGCACGTTGAGCGTGCCGCTCGCCTCGCTCAGGTAGTGGAACGCGCGCCCGTCCTTCGTGAACACGGGATCGCGGTCCTCGCCCGCGAACGTCGTCACCTGGCGGTGCTCGCCGCTGCGCGTGTCGAGGATCCACACGTCGCGCGCCACGGCCGACGTGTGATGCTTGCGCCACGCGTTCTCGCCGCCCTTGCGGTCCTCGTAGATGAGGAAGCGGCCGTCCGCGCTCGGCCGCGCGTTCTCGGCGGGCGTCGTCAGCACCTGCGTCGGGCGGCCGCCGGTCGCGGACACCGCGTAGAGCTCCGGCTGCGCCGCGGTCGGATAGAGGCGGTTCGCGGCCGCGTCCTGCCGCGCCGCGCCGAACAGGATGCGCGCGCCGTCGGCGGTGAAGCTGTACGGGTATTCCGGCGCGGAGTGGAAGGTGAGGCGCGTCGGCTCGCCGCCGCCCACGCCCACGACGTAGACGTCGTAGTTGCCGTGGCGGTCGGACGCGAAGGCGATGCGCTTCCCGTCGCGGCTCCACACCGGCATCACGTCGTTGGCGGCGTGCGACGTGAGCGGGACGGCCGCGCCGCCGCTGCTGGGCACGGTGTACAGGTCGCCCTTGTAGGTGAAGACGAGGGTGCGGCCGTCGGGCGAGAGCGCGGGGTAGCGCATCCAGCTCGCGCCGTCGGGCGAGGTGGACGGCGTCTGGGCGGCGAGCGCGGTCGCCGACGCGAGTAGCGCGGCGGTGGCGAGGAAGGGCTTCATCGAAGCGGCAGGGGTGGGGCGGGGACGGGCGGGCCCGAGCAGGGCTCCCCACGATAACGCCCGGCACGCCGGTCGGCTGATCCGCATGCGCACCCCAGCGAGGGCGCACCTGTTGCAAGCTCGTTCGGATCCGCGGGCGTGCGCCCGCGCCGGGCGGACGCGCGGGGCGCCACCGGTTCCCGTCGCCAGGAGGGCGGTCCGTGGGCTTCGAGGTGCGACTGGAGGGCCCGCTGCTCCGCATGCGCTTCTTCGACGCGCTCACGCACGCGGATCTCGCGGGGCTCGCCGAGGAGATGCTGGCGTGCGAGGCGCGCCTGCCCGTGACCCCGTCGCGCCTCAGCAGCCTCACGGAGGTCACGCACGTCGAGGTCGGGTTCTCCGAGATGCTCGCCTTCGTCGAGCGGCGCCGCGCGGTGGGCCCGCGGCAGCCGATCCGCTCGGCGCTGGTGGTGACGGAGGCGGTGCAGTTCGGGATCGCGCGCATGTTCCAGACGCTGAACGACCACCCACTGGTGACCGTGTGCATCTTCCACGACGAGGCGGCCGCGCTGGCCTGGCTGGGCGAGGCGGCCGCGGTCGTGCGAAACGCCGGCGCGGGGCCGTAGCGTAGTCGGGGACGAAACCTCGCCGGGCGCCGCCGTGTCCAACCGGCACCGCGGCTCCTCCCTCCGTCCGGACCCCTCATGCCCCGCACCCCGCAGCCCGACGCCGCGCCTGGCCAGCCGGCGCCCGCGGTCACCGAGCTGCTGCGCGCCTGGGGCGCCGGCGACGCGCGCGCGAGCGAGGCGCTCGTGCCGCTCGTCTACGCGGAGCTGCGGCGGCAGGCGCAGCGCGCGCTCCGCCGCGAGGGCGACGGCCACACGCTGCAGGCGACCGCGCTGGTGCACGAGGCGTGGCTGCGGCTCGGCGGCCAGCACGACGCGCACTGGGAGAGCCGCACGCAGTTCCTCGCCGTCGCCGCGCAGATGATGCGGCGCGTGCTGGTGGACCACGCGCGCACGCGCCGCGCGCAGAAGCGCGGCGGCGGCGCGACGCAGCTCTCGCTCGGCGACGCGGGCCGCGCGGCCGCGGTGCAGGAGGCGGCGGACGCGGTGGACGTGCTCGCGCTGGACGACGCGCTGGCGCGGCTCGCGGTCCTCGATCCGCGCAAGGCGCGGCTGGTGGAGCTGCGCTACTTCGCGGGCCTCAGCATCCCCGAGGCCGCGGCGGCGCTCGGCGTCTCGCCGGCGACGGTGGGGCGCGAGTGGGCGGTCGCGCGCATGTGGCTCCGCCGCGAGCTGGCGCCATGACGCAGGACACGCCGACGCGCGACGCGCCGCCGCCGTTGACGCCCGAGCGCTGGCGCGCGGTCGACGCGATCCTGCAGGCGGCGCTGGCGTGCGAGCCCGCGCGGCGCGACGCGGTGGTCGCGGCCGCGTGCGGCGACGACCGCGCGCTGCGCGACGAGGTGGCGTCGCTGCTGGCCGCGCACGGCGACGTGGGCGACGACTTCCTGGAGCGGCCCGCGCTCGCGAGCCTCGCACCGCGGCCGTCGGTGGCCGAGCGGCTCGCGCGGGCGCTGGCGGGCCGCTACGCGATCGAGCGCGAGCTCGCGCGCGGCGGCATGGCGACGGTGCACCTCGCGCGCGACCTGCGGCACGAGCGGTGGGTCGCGATCAAGGTGATGCGCGAGGAGCTGGCCGCCGCCGTGGGCGCGGAGCGGTTCCTGGCGGAGATCCGCGTCACCGCGGCGCTGCAGCATCCGCACGTCCTGCCGCTGTTCGACTCGGGGAACGCCGACGGGCTGCTCTGGTACGCGATGCCCTTCGTCGAGGGGGAGACGCTGCGCGCGCGCCTGACGCGCGAGGGCCCGCTGCCGGTGCACGAGGCGGTGCGCATCGCGCGCGAGGTCGCGGACGCGCTCGACCACGCGCACGCGCGCGGCGTCGTGCATCGCGACGTGAAGCCCGAGAACGTGCTGCTGCAGGGCGGCCACGCGCTCGTCGCCGACTTCGGCATCGCGCTCGCGCTGGAGCACGCGGGCGGCGAGCGCCTCACGCGCACGGGGATCTCGGTCGGCACGCCGCAGTACATGGCGCCGGAGCAGGCCGCGGGCGAGCGCGCACTCGATGCGCGCGTGGACGTCTACGCGCTGGGCGCGGTGCTGCACGAGATGCTCGCGGGCGAGTCGCCGTTCGCGGCGCCGACGCGGCAGGCCGTCGTGCACCGGCTGCTGCACGAGCCGGCGTCGGCGCTCGCGGCGCGTCGGCCCGACGTGGCGCCGTGGATCGACGCGGCCGTGCGCCGCGCGCTCGCGAAGCGTCCCGAGGCGCGCTTCGCGAGCGCGGCGGCGTTCGCGGCGGCGCTCGCGGTGCCGCTGGACGACACCGATCCCGGGGCGGGCGCGTGGACGCCCGCGCGGCCCGAGCCGCAACCGCGCGGCCGCACGGTGTCGGCGCGGGCGGCGCTCTACGCGGCGCTCGCGATGCTGGCGGCGGGGCTCGCCGGCGGGCTGCTCGTGGACCGCGCGTCGCTCGTCCCGCCGTGGCAGGACGTCGCGTCCGCGCCAGTGCCCGAGGCGGCGCGCCCGTCGAGCGACGCCGGTGCCGGAGCACGCACCGCGATGGTCGGCGAGGCGACGATGACGGTGGTGGACCGCGCGGGCCGGCTGGTGGCCGCCATCCCGGCCGAGCGGCCGTGGACGCCGCGCTTCTCGCCGGACGGGCGGCGCGTGGCGTACGGCGCCTTCGGGGCGGGGCGGAGCACCAGCGAT from Roseisolibacter agri includes:
- a CDS encoding protein kinase domain-containing protein: MTQDTPTRDAPPPLTPERWRAVDAILQAALACEPARRDAVVAAACGDDRALRDEVASLLAAHGDVGDDFLERPALASLAPRPSVAERLARALAGRYAIERELARGGMATVHLARDLRHERWVAIKVMREELAAAVGAERFLAEIRVTAALQHPHVLPLFDSGNADGLLWYAMPFVEGETLRARLTREGPLPVHEAVRIAREVADALDHAHARGVVHRDVKPENVLLQGGHALVADFGIALALEHAGGERLTRTGISVGTPQYMAPEQAAGERALDARVDVYALGAVLHEMLAGESPFAAPTRQAVVHRLLHEPASALAARRPDVAPWIDAAVRRALAKRPEARFASAAAFAAALAVPLDDTDPGAGAWTPARPEPQPRGRTVSARAALYAALAMLAAGLAGGLLVDRASLVPPWQDVASAPVPEAARPSSDAGAGARTAMVGEATMTVVDRAGRLVAAIPAERPWTPRFSPDGRRVAYGAFGAGRSTSDLWVTELDGGATRRLTDDDLDSNDPQWSADGARLAYSAAASGGKDLVTASRTGDDARVLARRDGTQFPSDWLRDGSALLVTEEARENGHDILVQPADGSPARPYVATPSNELAARVSPDGRWVAYTSDASGRSEVYLDAYPRPGRRIRISTDGGEHPVWRGDGRELYYWREGALMAVPMGRAARGALPVPGRATELFRARYHGGVSTMYDVSRDGTRFVIVRQP
- a CDS encoding ECF-type sigma factor — protein: MPRTPQPDAAPGQPAPAVTELLRAWGAGDARASEALVPLVYAELRRQAQRALRREGDGHTLQATALVHEAWLRLGGQHDAHWESRTQFLAVAAQMMRRVLVDHARTRRAQKRGGGATQLSLGDAGRAAAVQEAADAVDVLALDDALARLAVLDPRKARLVELRYFAGLSIPEAAAALGVSPATVGREWAVARMWLRRELAP